A genomic window from Nematostella vectensis chromosome 9, jaNemVect1.1, whole genome shotgun sequence includes:
- the LOC5510975 gene encoding uncharacterized protein LOC5510975: MASLAPIAFGGLLFLLSASSLHGGQICANLTSPYCRNAGYSLTANFPPIDGKPFQAAKGSELNTYLQFLKMCSPYSETVMCSLFFPKCDPSINGPHLPCKSVCNEFVDSCSMFLNLASTKGVLAVLCDLLPEFDGNNQTCFLPKGFNRSTAAPGIPKDVCHKIEDENCVDDLHYNATFYNSAMQSNATFNLLQQLVMKNCSAKTEKFTCFSRSPPCYKDKNSIKIPCQSLCKEVLNDCHKELSDLGLHWPDCEVIYPNGTGENDLCLISKWPAPWSDGNWTMPTAIPPTTSVSTPTPPPTQPPPTTNPVSKHCQPMTIKSCAKAGYPFTFSYPDVNGQPYQQAKALYLDYYLNLLKCSKLSELVLCSMYVPQCQDEHFPKPVLPCRPVCYQFVKDCHAYIRLAAIFGMVTSICDLLPVDSTPEAPCFVPPGFVSQAGGTSKDVCHPVVKSSKCVDDLHYNHTFLPPQEQVSSYFNLMRSIIDSGCSPEIERFFCFTSLPPCNSNNDLTVQLPCKSLCQKVVRDCKMVYDSLGWPVPDCDFLLPNSTGVNGMCAIRNFPVPLRHIDSYTPTKSPPKRRKKKSHAGVVAGIVVTLIIVVIAIGLVVFYFKFYKKRHPFAPQVFHNVQSNEYD, translated from the exons ATGGCGTCGCTTGCACCGATAGCATTTGGTGGCCTTTTATTTCTCCTCTCCGCCTCCTCCCTACACGGTGGTCAGATCTGTGCGAATCTAACTTCACCCTACTGTAGAAACGCCGGTTATAGCCTAACTGCAAACTTCCCACCTATCGATGGAAAGCCATTTCAGGCCGCCAAGGGCAGCGAGCTCAATACTTATTTGCAGTTTTTGAAAATGTGTTCACCGTACTCGGAGACTGTGATGTGTTCCCTGTTTTTCCCCAAGTGTGACCCGAGTATTAACGGACCTCATCTTCCTTGTAAAAGCGTGTGTAATGAATTTGTCGACAGTTGCAGCATGTTTCTTAATCTCGCTTCAACTAAAGGTGTTCTGGCCGTCCTATGTGATCTCCTGCCAGAGTTTGACGGTAACAACCAAACGTGTTTTCTCCCGAAAGGCTTTAATAGAAGCACCGCCGCTCCGG GTATCCCCAAAGATGTATGTCACAAAATAGAGGATGAGAACTGTGTTGATGATCTCCACTACAACGCCACATTCTACAACAGCGCCATGCAATCCAATGCCACATTCAACCTCTTGCAGCAACTCGTCATGAAAAACTGTTCAGCAAAGACTGAGAAGTTTACCTGCTTTTCACGTTCCCCACCTTGTTATAAGGACAAGAACTCTATCAAAATCCCATGCCAGTCCCTTTGCAAGGAGGTTCTTAATGACTGTCATAAAGAACTATCAGATCTTGGACTTCATTGGCCAGATTGTGAAGTAATTTACCCTAATGGGACAGGGGAGAATGACCTATGTCTGATCTCTAAATGGCCAGCCCCGTGGTCAGATGGTAACTGGACAATGCCGACAGCTATACCTCCAACAACAAGTGTTTCCAcgccaacaccaccaccaacacaaccaccaccaacaacaaaccCAG TGAGTAAACATTGCCAACCGATGACCATCAAGTCGTGCGCCAAAGCTGGTTACCCGTTTACCTTCAGCTACCCTGACGTGAATGGCCAGCCATACCAACAAGCGAAAGCCCTCTATCTCGACTATTACCTCAACTTGCTAAAATGCTCCAAGCTATCCGAACTGGTCCTGTGTTCAATGTACGTTCCGCAGTGTCAGGATGAGCACTTCCCTAAGCCCGTCCTGCCTTGCCGTCCAGTCTGCTACCAGTTCGTGAAGGATTGTCACGCCTATATCCGGTTAGCTGCCATATTTGGCATGGTCACGAGTATTTGTGATCTTCTTCCGGTCGATTCGACACCGGAAGCGCCGTGTTTCGTGCCACCAGGGTTCGTGTCCCAGGCTGGTg GCACCTCCAAAGACGTGTGTCACCCCGTGGTCAAGAGCTCAAAGTGCGTTGACGATCTCCACTACAACCATACGTTTCTGCCGCCTCAAGAACAGGTTTCCTCGTACTTTAACCTTATGAGGAGCATCATTGATTCAG GCTGCTCCCCGGAAATTGAACGTTTCTTCTGCTTCACAAGTCTTCCTCCGTGCAACTCCAACAATGACCTCACTGTTCAGCTGCCGTGCAAGTCTCTTTGCCAAAAGGTTGTGCGAGACTGCAAGATGGTGTatgatagtttgggttggccCGTGCCAGACTGTGATTTCTTGCTGCCGAATTCTACGGGCGTCAACGGAATGTGTGCCATAAGGAATTTCCCTGTTCCCCTTAGACATATCGATTCGTACACGCCGACCAAGTCCCCTCCCAAAC GCAGGAAGAAGAAGTCTCATGCGGGTGTGGTCGCAGGTATCGTTGTTACACTCATTATCGTCGTCATTGCTATTGGGCTCGTTGTCTTTTACTTCAAGTTCTACAAGAAAAGGCATCCCTTCGCCCCTCAAGTCTTCCACAATGTGCAATCCAATGAATACGATTAG
- the LOC116617505 gene encoding uncharacterized protein LOC116617505: MRIRSVLLKQAFLFFWCDIALAGASHFNAPSETLQNITMKGNTIINPTSPSVPTKSSTALYTGMAVGGSVLLIVFMAVIWGLYVKQKRRRAQIQPRNNSSDNSYPYYLEQRGWQQFRQPLSSGITERTEKSSGSV; this comes from the exons ATGCGCATAAGATCGGTGCTCTTAAAGCAAGCGTTCCTGTTTTTCTGGTGTGATATCGCTCTTGCGGGCGCTTCTCATTTCAATG CGCCTAGCGAGACACTTCAGAACATTACCATGAAGGGAAACACGATAATTAATCCGACGTCGCCAAGCGTGCCGACCAAGTCCAGCACTGCGCTTTACACAGGCATGGCGGTCGGCGGGAGTGTACTACTTATAGTATTCATGGCTGTG ATCTGGGGACTCTATGTGAAGCAGAAGCGGCGGAGGGCGCAGATCCAGCCACGGAACAACAGTAGTGACAATAGTTACCCATACTATCTCGAACAGCGAGGATGGCAACAGTTCCGACAGCCTTTGAGTTCAGGAATCACTGAAAGGACAGAGAAATCAAGTGGATCAGTATGA
- the LOC116617504 gene encoding alpha-2B adrenergic receptor yields the protein MSLTVSSETLSTQSSENQTNMSDSCIIFAHVFLKKEESLHKYQIFASNYPELTSFLLILNLVLPLLSIGGNALVILAIALVRELRVPANLLLVSLAANDALTGLVIQPSHAVSLYRALLQPYGKLCRTDGKIFIDICAMFSLTSGLTSLCLITVDRYISITRPLRYFAIVTKRRTYAAIKTSIAGCGTLALLCVFLPPYVPSIMIVWWVYILGICTTMVALHMRLYIISSKHSAAIVAEEKRLNPLINTKSERKALKTLLFVAMTLALSFAPITLFNLYLLNAANGEAEHLEIILMPFLVTLLLAAPSLHPFIYFIRSVRIRKVIRRVIMRHYRNRTS from the coding sequence ATGAGCTTGACAGTATCTAGTGAGACTTTATCCACCCAATCCTCTGAGAACCAAACCAATATGTCAGACTCCTGCATAATATTTGCTCATGTCTTCTTGAAGAAAGAAGAATCATTGCACAAGTACCAAATATTTGCCAGCAACTATCCGGAGTTAACTTCGTTCCTTCTGATTCTTAATCTTGTTCTCCCGCTACTGTCTATTGGCGGTAATGCGCTGGTTATTTTGGCCATCGCGCTAGTCCGTGAACTTCGAGTTCCTGCCAACCTTCTTCTTGTTAGCCTCGCCGCGAATGATGCGCTGACTGGTCTTGTTATCCAGCCCTCTCACGCGGTCAGCCTATACCGCGCCCTATTGCAGCCTTATGGTAAACTATGTCGAACAGATGGCAAGATTTTCATAGACATTTGCGCTATGTTCTCCCTGACTTCGGGTCTCACTTCACTTTGCCTCATCACTGTTGATAGATACATCTCAATCACGCGGCCGCTCCGATACTTTGCTATCGTTACCAAGAGAAGGACGTATGCTGCCATTAAGACCTCTATTGCTGGTTGTGGTACCCTTGCTCTGTTATGTGTATTTTTGCCCCCATATGTCCCAAGTATCATGATTGTATGGTGGGTCTACATTCTCGGTATCTGTACTACCATGGTCGCCTTGCATATGCGTCTTTATATCATATCTTCCAAACACAGTGCTGCTATCGTCGCAGAAGAAAAGCGCCTGAATCCTTTGATTAACACCAAGTCCGAGCGCAAAGCTCTCAAAACGTTACTTTTCGTGGCAATGACCTTAGCTCTCAGCTTCGCACCAATAACCCTATTCAACCTCTATTTACTAAACGCAGCAAATGGTGAAGCCGAGCATCTCGAGATTATCTTGATGCCTTTCTTGGTGACGCTTTTACTAGCGGCACCCAGTCTACATCCGTTTATATACTTTATACGCAGTGTACGGATAAGGAAAGTGATTAGAAGAGTGATCATGAGACATTATCGAAACCGAACATCATAA